In one window of Chelmon rostratus isolate fCheRos1 chromosome 19, fCheRos1.pri, whole genome shotgun sequence DNA:
- the ass1 gene encoding argininosuccinate synthase, translated as MSKGTVVLAYSGGLDTSCILVWLKEQGYDVITYLANIGQDEDFEAAQKKAESLGAKKVFIEDLRADFVENFIWPAVQANAIYEDRYLLGTAIARPCIARRQVEIARREGAHFVSHGATGKGNDQIRFELTCYALYPEVQIIAPWRIPEFYNRFRGRTDLMKYAEKHGIPVPVTPRAPWSMDANLMHISYESGILENPKSHAPADLYLMTKNPEDSPSIPDVLEISFRNGVPVKVTNVKEGKSKDSPLDIFSYLNEVGGKHGVGRIDIVENRFIGMKSRGIYETPGGTILLKAHLDIETFTMDKEVRRIKQGLGIKFSELVYNGFWYSPECDFVRHCLNKSQENVEGKVQLSVFKGQVYILGRESPKSLYNEELVSMDVQGDYDPCDASGFIRINAVRLREHHRLQGFSSTKE; from the exons ATGTCTAAAGGTACAGTGGTTCTGGCCTACAGCGGTGGACTGGACACATCATGCATTCTGGTTTGGCTAAAGGAACAGGGCTATGATGTAATCACGTACTTG GCTAACATTGGGCAAGATGAAGATTTCGAAGCTGCccagaaaaaggcagaaagccTTGGTGCAAAGAAG GTTTTCATCGAAGACCTGCGTGCAGACTTTGTGGAGAACTTCATCTGGCCCGCAGTTCAGGCCAATGCCATCTATGAGGACCGATACTTGCTGGGCACTGCAATAGCACGGCCCTGCATCGCCCGCCGGCAGGTGGAGATTGCACGTAGGGAGGGTGCCCATTTTGTCTCCCATGGTGCCACAGGAAAG GGCAATGACCAGATACGTTTTGAGCTCACATGCTATGCCCTCTACCCTGAGGTTCAG ATCATTGCACCATGGAGGATCCCTGAGTTCTACAACCGCTTCCGGGGGAGAACAGACCTGATGAAATATGCTGAG aaacatggcatCCCTGTACCTGTCACTCCTCGGGCACCCTGGAGCATGGATGCCAACCTCATGCATATAAG cTATGAGTCTGGAATCCTGGAGAACCCTAAG agcCATGCTCCAGCTGACCTGTACCTGATGACCAAGAACCCAGAAGATTCTCCCAGCATTCCTGATGTCCTAGAGATAAGCTTCAGAAATG gAGTGCCCGTCAAGGTGACCAATGTGAAGGAAGGCAAGTCCAAGGACTCACCACTGGATATCTTTTCATACCTCAATGAGGTTGG TGGAAAGCATGGTGTGGGTCGGATTGACATTGTAGAGAACCGTTTCATTGGGATGAAGTCCCGAG GAATATATGAAACCCCAGGAGGCACAATTCTATTGAAAGCCCATTTAGACATTGAGACTTTTACCATGGACAAAGAGGTACGTCGGATCAAACAGGGACTGGGTATCAAGTTTTCTGAACTGGTCTACAATG GTTTCTGGTACAGTCCAGAGTGTGATTTTGTCCGACACTGCTTGAACAAATCCCAAGAGAATGTGGAGGGCAAAGTACAGCTGTCTGTCTTCAAGGGTCAGGTCTACATCTTGGGACGAGAGTCACCCAAGTCCCTTTACAATGAGGAGTTGGTGAG CATGGATGTGCAGGGAGACTACGACCCGTGTGATGCCTCAGGATTCATCAGGATTAATGCTGTCAG GTTAAGGGAACACCACCGTTTGCAGGGTTTCTCCAGCACCAAGGAGTAA